TGGGTAGTTGTTGTAGTCCACTTTTTATGCATATGTCAACAATTACATTTCTcaatattttattgttaataaattaattattattgttactAATAATTATCTTTAAAAATATTAGTTATACTAAATAATAAGACGATGTACATAGTAAAACGTAATGGTTATAGTAATATAATAACttctaaaattatttatttaatttttttatctatacgtgtgtcaaaaaatatatatttatttatatttatatatatgtacgtATATCCactattaaatatatttaaatatattaaattttgctTTTTTACACCTCCGAGTTTCTAAATACTTCTCATCATCagaagttagaccaacatcagACGAACtttcgactgtcaattaagctctaatttcattgaaagtcaaacttaggtgaaaattgcaataaaaatataaatttatgtattttttggcttaattgaaagttcgtgtgaaattataacttttttaaaagttcgtgtatttttttagCTATAACTCCTTTATTAAAAAATAGCGCTCATTGTGCAATGCAtgatttcaaataaaatattatttaaattaatataaataatttttgtaTGAATTGATCTAAATCTTGAataatacttccttcgtcctccaaaattatgcataccttttctttttggtacgtcccccaaaattatgcatatcaTATTTTTGAACACTATCTCATATATAATtcttacaattttacccttttaaTTTATACTCATAATCTACTTAATAATACCCTCAttgtgggaccatttctccactatcattactacaaataattttttattaaaattagtgTTAGAGTCAACCGTGTATAAATTTGGAGAACGAATGGAATAATATTTTAGatgtttttataaaaataatatcgaTCAATTTGAtgctcgccgtgcatcgcacgggtggaCGTACTagttcttttaaaatattagtaaATACTTTTTTACAATTACACCTACATTCAAACGTTTCCCCAATCTCTACCCATTCACTAAAAAATTCGTTAAAGAAAAGAAATcgtttaaagaaaaagaaaaaagagaaaaaaaataaaagaaaaacttGTTAGAATGTAAAACAAGGGAAGTCTGTTTCACAAATGGCTCTTTTCTATTTCATTCTCTCTCACTCTACTcctatttctctctcctcaaaTTCCAGTTGGTAGTTAGCTGAGACGCAATATTCTCCGCCGCCGGCAGTTGCGATCGGAATCCTCAGCACTTAATCTCACAGTTCACTAACAATGCCCGTAAGTTCCTCCGTTTTCTCCTGTCGACGTTTCTTCCCCCCTTTTATTTTTCCAGCTCGTACGATTGATCGCTTTGGATATGCATGTAACCAGATCCAAGATTCAACCCTACTTATTCCATATAATTCTTCTATTTCTCATGCCAATGTAGATTCGTTGCGCTTAATTTGGTGTGTAGTTTGATGTGATCGATCGATTCGGCGATTTTGTGGATGCAGTTTAGGAAAGCTGTGGTGTTGGAGGTGGAGCCTCCGAGCGTAGTTCGATATTTGATCGGAGCGGCAATAATGATGCTAGGAGTGGTTTTGCCGGTGGGCTACATGATGTTCCGCAACAAAAGAgttccttcttcttcctcttacTCCAAACAGACGTAGGTCTGCCTGCCTTTCTCATTTATTGTAAATCATCGATGTTTGGACGCTTTCCCTTTCTGGGAGGATTATAGTAGAAAACCGGTTTCTCTGATTTGTGGGGTGGCTGTGTTGGTTTCTGAATTGTTGGTTTTGTTTGTTTGATGAGATTGGTTCTTTCAGTGGAATCGAGCTTTTAGCTCAGAGGCATTAGGGCTTATGCTTTGGGTGCTCCCCTATATATTGAGGCATCTGTACAGAGAGTCAAACTATTACTGTCAGGATTTTGAGTGTGCATGATGTGTAAGAGTTTAGTGGTAAGCTACTTGAGATTGATAGGCTGATTGATGTTTTTTCTTGCAGGAACAAGGTTTTGATATAGAGTTGTTCTGGATGCCCAGGATTAATATGTCATTCATGGGCAAGGTGGTACAATTTGAAGGAAAAGGTGGacaatgaatttttatttgtgGATATATCTGCAAGTTGCCTGTACATGTTAGAAAGACTACGGATTTGACATATTGAGTTGTTAGTTTGATACTGTGCTAAAATTGTTATATACCTGCCATGTTTCTTAGTGATTATATGCCCAATTTGTGGTTTATGAAGGCGTATGGTTCAACTGCATTCACCACCCTTTGTAGACAGCTCATCTTGCATTTTTGTTGGCTATGCAAATTATTGCATCACGTTTTCTGTTTGCTCAGAGTACTTGTATATTCTTGAAAGTTGACATTATGTGTGCCATGTTTACATGTTTAGTTGTTTTGGTCTGAGGATCACTTCTCTTGCATAAGATAGTTGATATCTTGATTGGATAGTGTGACTGATTGCCCAATTTACATATGTTGCTATTGGTTTATCCGGGTTTATCTTTCTTACAGAGTAGTGATGTGGAATGATCAGTATATATGAATCATAACAAGTTAATTGCCCACATAATGACTTCTCTACGAATGTCTGGATGCAATTAAGCGTTTCTTCCCCTTGTCGTCTGCAACAAATGGAATCATTAAAGTTTGCAACATAATCATTCTTCATGGTTAAAGTGTCTTGCAATATTTTGTCGAGACTAAGGATGGGTTGGGAAGCACACAGAGTAAACTCGTaccttgattttttttattttttttggtattAATCTATTTTATGGCCATTGTAAATTTGGAAGAGGTTGATGGTTTATCTTTTTATGGTGGTTTTGATCCTCTGTCATTTGTGATATTGCTTGGCAAATCTAAGCTCTCGTTTTCCTAATATCTGCTGtttgaatttattttctttgtcaACTCTTGTTAATCTCTACTTTGACAGTTCTAAGAGGAGTTCTTTGGACCATTCATGTTTGAAACTAGTTGCTTCTCATTCATTAGTTCCGACATTCTTAATTTCAACCCTCTCTTGATAATACAAGATCTTGTGTATTACCTTTTTGTCTGGAATGACATCAGTGTGAATTTGTGAGATATACTTCATCTTGGATGGTCCAATTTGGGTGTTTATTCGGTTCCTATAGGTTAAGTTTGTGGTGGCATACATTTTAAACCTCCTGCTGTTCTTTTTAGTGATTTGTACTTCGATAACCCTTTATTTTCTGCTCAAATCGGTGTTGGGATGTCACTTTTTGGTTTTTGGCTTCTCCGTTGTTTGTTTCTGCACTCGAGGTGCTTGCATTATCATCTGCTGTTCATCATGCGATCATTACTAGATAGAGGACTCAGTTTAGAAGAAACCTGATGGGGTGTGTCGATAGAAACAAGATTGAAGATAAGACTGATGCTTCGATGCAGTATTAAAGGTGCTTCTTATGTGGGAGGACAAGCATTTAGCTGGTTTTGtcatgtgtgcgtgtgttgtaTTGACTCCAGAATTCCTTGAGATTTGTTGGTTGTGTTTGTCTAATACAGGAGATATCTGTCTGCCTTTTGATCGAAGGATCACGCGAGCTTATTATTCGTTTCATACTTGAAAAGTTTTAAGATAAAACATAACACAAAGGAGAAGAAAACTAGCGTTGAAgaattcattttttctttcccAAGCCAAGATATTCAAATCTAGAATGAAGAACTAAACATTCAGCACTGAGAAGAACAAATGTACGAACTACCTAAACTTGGGTATAAGAGAGTCGAGCCAAGAACATTGGTAATACTTAGATGTGCAAAATATCACGTCATCATTGAGCAAAAATAGCCAAGTCTCTAAGATTGGTTCCACCTACCCAGTGCTTCTCCCATGCGGATTCTATCGCCCCTCTTGATGCAAAATCTGAAGTCGGACGAGCTATTTTTGACGCCACCAGATTGGGAAGTAGGAGCTTGGAAGACTAACACCACAGTTGATCCCATGTTGAAAGCAGCTACCTGCAGCATCAAACACGAAAATCTTGAATCAATTATCAACTTAACTACTATTATGTCAATATGACTCTTACCCTAACAAAAAATGAACTTATGTTTTCTAGTATAACAATATCCAAATCCAAAGCATGCATACTAGGACAAAGAAAATAAGACTCCACATTTATACAAGTTATCCTTGAAGCCGGACAAACATTTCCCATTTACTAGTTCAACAAATGGGTTGAGCCTGATATACCTCATCTCCTTTCCTAAGTTGTACTCCAGTGCCTTCAGGTTCATATAACCGTTCATCCGGGGGCAGTGAATGTAGTAGTTTCTTTTGGGGTTTATTTGTCTTCAGAGTTGGCTCGATAAAAAGCTGTCATTATGTGCATACAGCGTTAGAAGTATATTATGTGAAATGATCGTTGCTAGAACAAGTAATGTACAGGCACTTAAACCAAATACTAGTAGATCAGAGTTGGCATAGAAATGTGCCTCTGAAATTTCAGTACATAAATAGACGATTATTGATAGCTCTTTAAGGATACTCATATGTACATGCTGAGGCCGAAAACTAATTTGTTATCCATCATCATGTAAAATCCTAGAGTCAAATGTCATACGAAGTAACAAATGGTAAATGTTTCCCAATCTACTGATCACAGTTCCCAGAGAACCCCACCCCTCCATCTTCATAGTCTGTAATGATTCATCCTAGCATTTCCAATAAGGgtaaatattttcctttttttattttgaagggtttacaagaaaaagaaaaggatcTGCATAACAATTGTACTAATAATAACatttaaacataattaatttagAAGTAAATTAAtgagaaggggaagaaaatCTTACTGACGCCTAGATGCTCCCACTATTTACATAATCTATCATCAGAACCGACAGTGTATAAATTAAGTCAAGAATTCCCAGATGAAACATGATCAATCTCCATACTATGTGGCGGTAAAACAACTAAGAAATTAAGACAATGGAAGGTAGTCTGAACCTCAATGGACCCGATATTTGTAGCACCAATTGCTGCCATAGCCATATAGCCTTCTTTCCATTGACCTTCAAGCACCACCTGGTTATCAAAGATCAGATGTCAGCATATTTGGTTGAACAATATAAGCATTTTTTTAGGACTAATACTAGCTGCTATTTTCAATTAGTATATACCTAGTAAGCAGGATTCAGAGAAATCAAATGCACACATACCTGCACAGTTTGCTAGTAGTAACTAAAAGTCTAAAACTAACTAACCAGTATTTTGTTGAAACAGGGCTGACGAAAATGAAACAACTCGTTAAAGAATATGACTCGGATGTTTGACCACTAATATCGTGATGGTAAACTCACAGTGGATCTAAATaagtgatatatatattttttttttctcttgctGGGCATGGGGGTAAGTTGCTGGGAAACAAACCAAAGTTCGTATCATAAGTCAGTATTTATCAAATTTCACATGGCCATCTCATCAAAGAAAATTACAAAATGCATAGGTTAGTATACACTTGGAGGTTGGAGCTTTTCTCTCAGATCCAGGATATCTAGTGAGTTTATCGAACAGAGTTACCAAAGCAATAAAATGT
The sequence above is drawn from the Salvia miltiorrhiza cultivar Shanhuang (shh) unplaced genomic scaffold, IMPLAD_Smil_shh original_scaffold_386, whole genome shotgun sequence genome and encodes:
- the LOC131004352 gene encoding uncharacterized protein LOC131004352: MPFRKAVVLEVEPPSVVRYLIGAAIMMLGVVLPVGYMMFRNKRVPSSSSYSKQTNKVLI